The Brachyspira hyodysenteriae ATCC 27164 genome includes a window with the following:
- a CDS encoding OmpA family protein: MIKKIFTLIFVLILAASCSTNDKHVVVLAFSKQLHAVLYNDNSQSTKTASKTYIQKDDITTVADPIKEKKEYTNTQAQVSKKAEEKKEELTNNDALEEEKPQVIKQTEVIQKDDNEILLTANIISFDFDSYELKNEYNEGIDEICKYLNNNRDINLIIEGHSDSIGDSNYNIYLSENRAKAIFDKLVDKGIDKDRLRYIGYGSTHSSEYNDKDRKCQFVIINNSDEEQEYKKENETDIIKLKQ, encoded by the coding sequence ATGATAAAAAAAATTTTTACTTTAATCTTTGTATTAATTTTGGCAGCTTCATGTTCTACTAATGATAAACATGTTGTAGTATTAGCTTTTAGTAAACAGCTCCATGCTGTACTTTATAATGATAATAGTCAGTCTACAAAAACAGCATCAAAAACATATATACAAAAAGATGATATTACAACTGTAGCAGATCCTATAAAAGAAAAAAAAGAATATACAAATACTCAAGCACAAGTAAGTAAAAAAGCAGAAGAAAAAAAAGAAGAACTTACAAATAACGATGCTTTAGAAGAAGAAAAACCTCAAGTTATAAAGCAAACTGAGGTTATACAGAAAGATGATAATGAGATTCTTCTTACTGCAAATATAATATCTTTTGATTTTGATTCTTATGAATTAAAAAATGAATATAATGAAGGGATAGATGAAATTTGCAAATATTTAAATAATAATCGAGATATTAATCTAATAATAGAAGGACATAGCGACAGTATAGGGGACTCAAATTATAATATATATTTATCTGAAAACAGAGCAAAAGCGATATTTGATAAATTAGTAGATAAAGGAATAGATAAAGATAGACTTAGATATATAGGATATGGCTCTACTCATTCATCTGAGTATAATGATAAAGACAGAAAATGCCAATTTGTTATAATAAATAATTCAGATGAAGAGCAGGAATACAAAAAAGAAAACGAAACTGATATTATCAAATTAAAACAATAA
- a CDS encoding restriction endonuclease — MALLVTEDYCKYVLKFFYEVNEAVHRSKTYEKIKEYSNTSDEDYNIVYQNVKSSKNGYSKFKDKIHWNLTFLKQAELIENVDRGVYQITDFGKKFYEENPNFDFKTLKEKTPYLINIKHKDKNNIEENNNKELEEDENRNEIEKSIEEYYESVEKDILDRLQSMGDNNVDKGTKFENICLELLEKMGYGKKYRTGGSGDRGIDGTLTMDKFGFDMIGIQCKCYKENNKVNDTEITKFAHGLKNVNGINRGIFITTSDYTPQAKKVVEELKDIKIILINGYRLAKYMREYEVGVKVLETRNIYDVII; from the coding sequence ATGGCACTTTTAGTAACTGAAGATTATTGTAAATATGTTCTAAAATTTTTTTATGAAGTTAATGAAGCAGTACATAGAAGTAAAACATATGAAAAGATAAAAGAGTATTCAAATACAAGTGATGAAGATTATAATATAGTTTATCAAAATGTAAAATCAAGTAAGAATGGATATTCAAAATTTAAAGATAAAATACATTGGAATTTAACATTTTTAAAACAAGCAGAATTAATTGAAAATGTTGATAGAGGAGTATATCAAATAACTGATTTCGGTAAAAAATTCTATGAAGAAAATCCTAACTTTGATTTCAAAACATTAAAAGAAAAAACTCCATATTTAATAAATATTAAGCATAAAGATAAAAACAATATAGAAGAAAATAATAATAAAGAATTAGAAGAAGATGAAAATAGAAATGAAATAGAAAAGAGCATTGAAGAATATTATGAAAGTGTAGAGAAAGATATACTTGATCGTTTGCAGTCTATGGGTGATAACAATGTTGACAAGGGTACTAAATTTGAAAATATATGTTTAGAACTGCTTGAAAAAATGGGTTATGGTAAAAAGTATAGAACAGGTGGAAGCGGAGACAGAGGAATTGATGGTACTCTTACTATGGATAAATTCGGTTTTGATATGATAGGCATACAATGCAAATGCTATAAAGAAAATAATAAAGTTAATGATACAGAAATAACTAAATTTGCTCATGGGCTTAAAAATGTCAATGGCATAAACAGAGGAATTTTTATAACAACTTCAGATTACACTCCGCAGGCTAAAAAAGTTGTAGAAGAATTAAAAGATATAAAAATAATTTTGATTAACGGATACAGACTTGCTAAATATATGCGTGAATATGAAGTGGGAGTAAAAGTACTTGAAACAAGAAATATTTATGATGTTATAATTTAA
- a CDS encoding autotransporter outer membrane beta-barrel domain-containing protein, which yields MNIKKIIIFISVLIFTSGAIVNAQNYLKHSLGIDFGTTLFSMGTMPLITELIFKTPEGASGKFYDGKFGIRLTYNYTYLPKQSIDATLGFYAFDTHYGNYSEPVRDGSGNIIGSGAISKFYNGSTIAIPASIGVRFYFNKNDTPSGFFLLPKVGMTTFIVNGKELRDDGSTRYKTTTVYDFYISGEMGFRIDLFSQTGANWEVRPFIDISLLELGYSFTPGIRLIPLPRLAIGISF from the coding sequence ATGAATATAAAGAAAATTATAATTTTTATATCTGTATTAATTTTTACATCAGGCGCTATAGTTAATGCTCAAAATTATTTAAAGCATTCTCTAGGAATAGATTTCGGTACTACATTATTTTCTATGGGAACTATGCCGCTTATTACAGAATTAATATTTAAAACTCCGGAAGGAGCTAGCGGTAAGTTCTATGATGGTAAGTTTGGAATAAGACTAACATATAATTATACTTATCTTCCTAAACAATCAATAGATGCCACATTAGGTTTTTATGCTTTCGATACTCATTATGGAAACTATTCAGAACCTGTAAGAGATGGTTCAGGAAATATCATTGGTTCTGGTGCCATAAGTAAATTCTATAATGGAAGTACAATAGCTATACCTGCTTCTATAGGAGTAAGATTTTATTTCAATAAAAATGATACTCCTAGCGGATTCTTCCTTCTTCCTAAAGTTGGTATGACTACTTTCATAGTAAATGGGAAAGAACTAAGAGATGATGGAAGTACAAGATATAAAACTACTACAGTTTATGACTTTTATATCTCTGGAGAAATGGGATTTAGAATAGATTTATTTTCTCAGACAGGTGCTAATTGGGAAGTTCGTCCATTTATAGATATATCTTTACTTGAACTAGGTTATTCTTTCACACCAGGTATCAGATTAATACCTCTTCCTAGATTGGCTATAGGTATATCTTTTTAA
- a CDS encoding outer membrane beta-barrel protein encodes MKRLVIVLLFFIVAFSNKNLSAAIFSGVYIAPKINFKHEALNKTNRLELGKLPFLEKNNYIGGGFAVGYDLFRKTRLVPLRFDIEYMFQGVINKKDTWIQSIMASVYYDINIFFVRNNELDNLTTRALYNRIPNMSIYFGLSFGNRLYQMYHNYTDTIGKALITRSSFAFGINAGLAYNILDWFAVDLGYRYLLGFGFHDAHEVLLGARFTIR; translated from the coding sequence ATGAAACGATTAGTGATTGTATTATTATTTTTTATTGTTGCCTTTTCAAATAAAAATCTCTCAGCAGCAATTTTCTCAGGTGTTTATATAGCCCCTAAAATTAATTTCAAACATGAGGCTCTTAATAAAACAAATAGATTGGAATTAGGAAAGCTTCCTTTTCTTGAAAAAAATAATTATATAGGCGGCGGTTTTGCTGTAGGATATGATTTATTCAGAAAAACTAGATTAGTGCCTTTAAGATTTGACATAGAATATATGTTCCAAGGAGTAATTAATAAAAAAGACACTTGGATACAAAGTATAATGGCAAGCGTATATTATGATATAAATATATTTTTTGTAAGAAACAATGAATTAGATAATCTTACTACTAGAGCACTTTACAATAGAATCCCTAATATGAGTATATATTTCGGGCTATCTTTTGGAAATAGATTATATCAAATGTATCATAACTATACAGATACTATAGGGAAAGCCCTTATTACTAGAAGCTCTTTTGCATTTGGAATTAATGCAGGTTTAGCGTATAATATACTTGATTGGTTTGCCGTAGATTTGGGATACAGATACTTATTAGGATTTGGATTCCATGATGCTCATGAGGTGCTTCTTGGAGCTAGGTTTACCATAAGATAA